In Francisella hispaniensis FSC454, a genomic segment contains:
- the murB gene encoding UDP-N-acetylmuramate dehydrogenase — MSEYISLEQYNTYRIKSFAKYVYFPTNDQELLDIVNKHQKLFFLGNGSNVIFSKEYYDDVAFVIFTKKFNSFKIIDNYANVQAGVLLQDLALATYRAGLSGIETFYDVPASVGGALIMNAGAYGDEIYTYVKSVTILDLNSKQIKKYLKDDIEYGYRYSMFKYMKDICILSAEFEFEYKTKQEIKAKLDDIYSRRLSNLPQKPTAGSVFKRPQANMPVGIMVEQLGLKGKQIGDAQISPKHGGIIVNNGNATGQNILDLIEFIKQQILEHYNIELHEEQIVI; from the coding sequence ATGTCAGAATATATATCTTTAGAACAATATAATACATATCGTATTAAGTCTTTTGCTAAATATGTTTATTTTCCTACTAATGACCAAGAGTTATTAGACATTGTTAATAAACATCAGAAATTATTTTTCCTTGGAAACGGTAGCAATGTTATTTTTTCTAAAGAATATTATGATGATGTAGCATTTGTGATTTTTACTAAGAAATTCAACTCTTTTAAGATTATTGATAATTATGCTAATGTTCAGGCTGGAGTATTATTACAAGATCTTGCATTAGCTACATATCGTGCTGGTTTAAGTGGTATAGAAACTTTTTATGATGTGCCAGCTAGTGTTGGTGGAGCATTGATTATGAATGCTGGTGCGTATGGTGATGAGATATATACTTATGTTAAAAGTGTCACAATACTTGACCTTAACTCCAAACAGATAAAAAAATATCTAAAAGATGATATAGAGTATGGTTATAGATACTCTATGTTTAAGTATATGAAAGATATTTGTATTTTATCAGCAGAATTTGAGTTTGAGTACAAAACAAAGCAAGAAATCAAAGCAAAGCTAGATGATATTTATTCACGTAGATTATCTAATTTACCGCAAAAGCCAACGGCTGGAAGTGTTTTCAAGAGACCGCAAGCAAATATGCCTGTGGGAATTATGGTAGAGCAGCTAGGATTAAAGGGCAAGCAAATTGGTGATGCGCAAATCTCTCCAAAACATGGTGGCATAATAGTGAATAATGGCAATGCAACTGGTCAAAATATTTTAGATCTTATCGAGTTTATAAAACAACAAATTTTAGAGCATTATAATATCGAGTTACACGAGGAGCAAATTGTTATTTAA
- a CDS encoding methyltransferase domain-containing protein: MFNYNLFLNRLSKRKLYPQSFIKNEIAQRLLKRLEFIKLDPKDILVTGYSDNDYLEKLNKRFPNADIHTSQSLKQQFDIIFSNSIIHITDNLSQELDNYYQLLNDNGILLFSTFGDKSFTTLKEAFASVSNYKHTNSMIDLLTWGNTLQASQYKTPAIESDLITFTYENINTLFEDIRHLNEPLADTNMQFGLTGKNIWHHFVKKFKQNLQLEIEALYGYAVRKAQDNTLKSRANPNRITLEELKKQIADFKKNS; this comes from the coding sequence ATGTTCAATTATAATCTTTTTCTTAATCGACTATCAAAAAGAAAACTATACCCTCAATCTTTTATAAAAAATGAAATTGCCCAAAGACTACTTAAGCGTTTGGAGTTTATAAAACTAGATCCAAAAGATATCTTAGTCACTGGCTATAGTGATAATGATTATCTTGAGAAATTAAACAAACGTTTTCCTAATGCAGATATTCACACCAGTCAAAGTCTTAAACAACAGTTTGATATTATTTTCTCAAATTCTATTATTCATATAACAGATAATTTATCACAAGAGTTAGATAATTATTATCAACTACTTAACGATAATGGTATTTTACTTTTTTCGACTTTTGGGGATAAATCATTTACAACACTCAAAGAAGCTTTTGCAAGTGTTAGTAATTATAAGCATACCAACTCCATGATTGATCTTCTAACTTGGGGGAACACACTACAAGCAAGCCAATACAAAACTCCAGCTATTGAGTCAGACCTTATTACTTTTACTTATGAGAATATAAATACTCTTTTTGAGGATATAAGACATCTAAATGAACCTCTAGCTGATACAAATATGCAGTTTGGGCTAACTGGGAAAAATATTTGGCATCATTTTGTTAAAAAATTCAAGCAAAATTTACAGTTAGAAATAGAAGCTCTGTATGGTTATGCTGTACGTAAGGCACAAGATAACACCTTAAAATCTCGGGCAAACCCAAATAGAATAACTTTAGAAGAACTAAAAAAACAAATTGCTGATTTCAAGAAAAATTCTTAA
- a CDS encoding ComF family protein, whose product MKIITKIIKILSYQNCLLCKQSADDTICNYCFDSLLNQLNFQKQQIELNLSFDYFYLLRYSPEVRFLLQRFKFNKDLLAAEIFSKVIRYWWDNIAQQHFKDVDAIAAVPIHRYRYLYRGFNQAEVLAKTLSEYTGIRSTFENYARIKYTKSQAKSSKQKRAIQIKGVFSLTKPIKAKHLVVFDDVLTTGSTLREFIETLAKDSQIEKISVVTLVRPE is encoded by the coding sequence ATGAAAATTATAACAAAAATCATCAAAATACTCTCGTATCAAAATTGCTTATTATGTAAACAATCAGCTGATGATACTATTTGTAATTATTGTTTTGACAGTTTATTAAACCAATTAAATTTCCAAAAGCAACAAATAGAGCTTAATTTGAGTTTTGATTATTTTTATTTACTTAGATATTCTCCCGAAGTTAGATTTTTGCTACAGAGATTTAAGTTTAATAAAGATTTATTAGCTGCTGAGATTTTTTCTAAAGTGATTAGATATTGGTGGGATAATATTGCACAGCAGCACTTCAAAGATGTGGATGCTATTGCAGCAGTACCAATACATAGGTATAGGTATCTATATCGTGGTTTTAATCAAGCTGAAGTATTAGCTAAAACCCTATCAGAATATACTGGCATTAGATCAACTTTTGAGAACTATGCTAGAATTAAGTATACAAAATCTCAAGCTAAATCATCAAAGCAAAAAAGAGCTATACAGATAAAAGGAGTCTTTAGCTTAACTAAGCCAATTAAAGCTAAGCATTTAGTTGTATTTGATGATGTTTTAACTACTGGTTCAACACTTCGTGAGTTTATTGAGACTCTTGCAAAAGATAGTCAAATTGAAAAAATATCAGTAGTCACATTAGTTCGGCCTGAATAA
- a CDS encoding histidine triad nucleotide-binding protein, which yields MSDCIFCKIISGEIPSKKVYEDENVFAFYDINPAADVHILVIPKRHIASLNDLTEQNQELMGKFMLSIPKVAKLIGLKGFKTVFNTGKEGGQMVFHLHAHILGGKIRSKLPE from the coding sequence ATGTCAGATTGTATTTTTTGCAAAATTATTAGTGGTGAAATACCATCTAAAAAAGTGTATGAAGATGAAAATGTCTTTGCTTTTTATGATATCAACCCTGCTGCTGACGTGCATATCCTTGTTATACCCAAAAGACATATTGCTAGCTTAAATGATCTAACAGAACAAAATCAAGAGCTTATGGGAAAATTTATGCTTAGTATTCCCAAAGTTGCTAAACTAATCGGACTAAAAGGTTTTAAGACCGTCTTTAATACTGGTAAAGAAGGGGGACAGATGGTTTTTCATCTCCATGCGCATATTCTAGGAGGTAAAATCAGATCTAAGCTTCCTGAGTAA
- the ubiB gene encoding ubiquinone biosynthesis regulatory protein kinase UbiB — protein sequence MIKKFLRLIYIFYIINKYCLLNEPIRATKIKTLRVLLLLNPFYYSPRVRRLEHGVRIREALEKLGPIFIKFGQALSVRADLLPPDVIKEVSKLQDNVPPFDNQVAAQQIEKAVKKSISEIFKSFESTPLASASVAQVHAAVLQNDEKVVVKVLRPGIEKILKLDTSLMLFFATLLSKLKEIRRFKPVEIVKEINQSFFDELDLVREASNASQIRRNFENSTIHYVPKIYWEYTSSTVMVMERVGGVRVSDIETLDALGVDRRLLAQRGVEIFYSQVFDDCFFHADMHPGNMFIDVSNPADPKYISIDFGIVGTLNRDDQRYLAGNFLAFFKRDYRKVAELHIESGWVPSDTRVDVLESAIRTVCEPIFEKPMKEISLGYTLMQLFAVARRFNMNIQPQLTLLQKTLFHVEGLGQKLCPELNIWETSRPILEKWMKEQMGLRGFYHRSIENMPRVSDKLPELPRMVFDILQQTQINLKNTTTSSQFNNLKEPKKKYRFALGCGLVLTTIGVIYTLDKDTTPLIKLQNFISNHSTSFIIVGIVCLIYYSFKKEK from the coding sequence ATGATTAAAAAATTTCTAAGGCTTATTTACATTTTTTACATTATAAATAAATACTGTCTACTCAATGAGCCAATTCGAGCGACAAAAATAAAAACTCTAAGAGTGTTATTATTGCTAAATCCATTTTACTACTCTCCAAGAGTACGCAGACTTGAGCATGGTGTGCGTATTAGAGAGGCTTTAGAAAAACTTGGACCTATTTTTATTAAATTCGGTCAAGCATTATCAGTCAGAGCCGATTTACTACCGCCAGATGTAATAAAAGAAGTTTCAAAACTTCAAGATAACGTTCCACCTTTTGATAATCAAGTTGCAGCCCAACAAATTGAAAAAGCGGTAAAAAAATCCATATCTGAAATATTCAAAAGCTTTGAAAGTACTCCTTTAGCTTCTGCGTCTGTAGCTCAAGTGCACGCTGCAGTATTGCAAAATGACGAAAAAGTAGTAGTCAAAGTATTACGTCCAGGCATTGAGAAAATTCTTAAACTTGATACTTCTTTGATGCTATTTTTTGCAACTTTACTTAGTAAACTTAAAGAAATTCGAAGATTTAAGCCTGTAGAGATTGTCAAAGAGATAAATCAAAGCTTTTTTGATGAGCTTGATCTAGTCCGTGAAGCATCAAATGCTTCTCAAATTCGTAGAAATTTTGAAAACTCTACCATACATTATGTACCTAAAATATATTGGGAATATACTAGTTCTACTGTAATGGTGATGGAAAGAGTTGGTGGCGTAAGAGTGTCTGATATAGAAACTCTAGATGCTTTAGGTGTCGATCGTCGTCTACTAGCGCAACGTGGGGTAGAAATTTTTTATTCACAAGTCTTTGATGACTGTTTTTTCCATGCTGATATGCATCCTGGCAATATGTTTATCGATGTATCAAATCCAGCTGATCCAAAATATATTTCGATAGACTTTGGAATCGTCGGTACTCTTAATCGTGATGATCAGCGTTATTTAGCAGGTAACTTCTTGGCATTTTTTAAACGAGATTATCGTAAAGTTGCTGAGTTACATATAGAATCTGGCTGGGTTCCAAGTGATACGCGTGTTGATGTTCTTGAATCAGCAATTAGAACAGTATGTGAACCAATCTTTGAAAAACCGATGAAAGAAATATCTCTAGGCTATACTTTAATGCAACTTTTTGCAGTAGCGCGTCGTTTCAATATGAATATCCAACCGCAACTTACACTATTACAAAAAACTCTTTTTCATGTCGAAGGTCTTGGACAGAAACTTTGTCCTGAATTAAATATCTGGGAAACATCTCGACCAATTCTAGAAAAATGGATGAAAGAGCAAATGGGGCTAAGAGGTTTCTATCATCGTTCAATTGAAAATATGCCTAGGGTTAGTGATAAACTACCAGAATTACCGCGCATGGTTTTTGATATATTGCAACAAACACAAATCAATCTAAAAAATACTACTACATCTTCACAATTTAATAACTTAAAAGAACCTAAGAAAAAATATAGATTTGCTTTGGGCTGTGGATTAGTTTTGACAACTATTGGGGTAATATATACTTTGGATAAAGATACAACACCACTAATTAAACTACAAAACTTTATTAGTAATCATAGTACTAGTTTTATAATTGTCGGAATTGTATGCTTGATTTATTATAGTTTTAAGAAGGAGAAATAG
- a CDS encoding ubiquinone biosynthesis accessory factor UbiJ has product MLKLVNTALSLLPKLDPQVNSLLLPLNGKNLSVDIIDIDFVITLKVEDSKIYASNEPTKNILKGKLAYILELIFNKNLQELIIAEKLDYQGSLKDLNTFNKFLNAIDIDLVYRISELTSPEFAGIVAKPFQKAKQYLKTSRQETIVDIKDFLTEEKKTLISQNEINIFYRQVQELKQATDRIEAKLKLLQGLNND; this is encoded by the coding sequence ATGCTAAAACTAGTAAACACTGCCTTAAGTCTTCTGCCTAAACTTGATCCCCAGGTAAATTCTCTACTGTTACCTCTAAATGGTAAAAACTTAAGTGTTGATATTATTGATATTGACTTTGTAATCACGCTTAAAGTAGAAGATTCTAAAATATATGCTAGTAACGAACCTACCAAAAACATTTTAAAAGGTAAATTGGCTTATATTTTGGAGCTTATTTTCAATAAAAATCTACAAGAGTTGATAATAGCTGAGAAGCTTGATTATCAAGGTAGTTTAAAAGATCTTAATACTTTTAATAAATTTTTGAATGCTATTGATATAGATCTAGTTTATAGAATATCTGAACTCACCAGTCCTGAATTTGCTGGAATTGTTGCTAAACCTTTTCAAAAAGCAAAACAATACTTAAAAACATCTCGACAAGAGACTATTGTCGATATCAAAGATTTCCTAACAGAGGAGAAAAAGACTCTGATATCTCAAAATGAAATTAATATCTTTTATCGCCAAGTTCAAGAGCTAAAGCAAGCTACTGATAGAATAGAGGCAAAGCTAAAATTATTACAAGGCTTAAACAATGATTAA
- the ubiE gene encoding bifunctional demethylmenaquinone methyltransferase/2-methoxy-6-polyprenyl-1,4-benzoquinol methylase UbiE, with protein MSKENKTTDFGFTQVPWEEKQKKVAGVFHSVAAKYDLMNDLMSFGIHRIWKKQTIAKSGIRKGDNVLDLAGGTGDLAYKFCQMVGPQGKVILSDINSSMLEVGKEKLTNKGCVGNIEYVQANAECLPFPDNYFDCITISFGLRNVTDKEKALASMCRVLKPGGRLLVLEFSKPIIPLLSKVYDEYSFKALPFLGKIITQDAESYKYLAESIRKHPDQQTLKQMMYNAGFDNVEYQNMTGGIVALHIGYKY; from the coding sequence ATGTCTAAAGAAAATAAAACAACAGATTTTGGTTTTACACAAGTGCCTTGGGAAGAAAAACAAAAAAAAGTAGCTGGGGTATTCCATTCAGTAGCAGCCAAATATGACTTGATGAATGATCTAATGTCATTTGGAATTCATCGTATCTGGAAAAAACAAACCATTGCTAAATCTGGAATTCGTAAGGGTGATAATGTCTTAGATCTTGCTGGCGGTACTGGCGACTTAGCATATAAATTTTGTCAAATGGTTGGCCCACAAGGTAAAGTAATCTTAAGTGACATTAACTCTTCAATGCTTGAAGTAGGCAAAGAAAAACTTACAAACAAAGGTTGTGTTGGCAATATTGAATATGTCCAAGCTAATGCTGAGTGTCTACCATTTCCTGATAATTATTTTGATTGTATTACGATATCATTTGGGCTTAGAAATGTTACAGACAAAGAGAAAGCGTTAGCATCAATGTGTCGAGTTCTAAAACCAGGTGGTCGCTTGTTGGTTCTAGAATTCTCTAAGCCAATCATACCCTTACTTTCTAAAGTTTATGATGAATACTCTTTCAAAGCACTGCCATTTTTAGGTAAAATTATTACACAAGATGCTGAAAGCTACAAATACCTAGCCGAGTCAATCCGTAAACATCCTGATCAACAAACGCTAAAACAGATGATGTATAATGCAGGATTTGATAATGTCGAATACCAAAATATGACTGGTGGAATTGTAGCACTACATATTGGATATAAATATTAA
- the glk gene encoding glucokinase: MYILSGDIGGTNTRLEVSLLENGVTQSIAIRKYKGANFNCLSDIIDKFLSEVDLVGQIDSVCLAVAGFVSNGEVEVTNLPWMVSEQYISEGLGIDKTKVKVINDFEAIGYGIESLDREKDIITIQEGKKDNDNLCAVVGAGTGLGMCLVSYDKDDKPRVYKTEGGHVDFSPVDDEQVELFKFMRKTFHRISPERFCSGYGIYNIYKYVVRHPLYDQPECMDLRRALFSVSDSDKAAVIVKYAIEHREPSALRTIDIFLSIYGSVAGNLALTSLPFRGLYIAGGIAPRLIKQIKESKFLEKFRDKGRMSNMMKDFPVHIIMNTDVGLIGARTYAAGLVK, from the coding sequence ATGTATATATTATCAGGAGATATCGGTGGCACTAACACTAGATTAGAAGTTTCTCTTTTAGAAAATGGTGTGACACAAAGTATAGCTATAAGAAAGTATAAAGGTGCGAATTTCAATTGTTTATCTGATATCATTGATAAGTTTTTATCTGAGGTAGACCTAGTAGGTCAAATAGATTCTGTTTGCCTTGCAGTAGCTGGATTTGTCTCTAATGGCGAAGTTGAAGTGACTAATTTGCCATGGATGGTTTCTGAGCAATATATCTCAGAAGGACTTGGTATAGACAAAACTAAGGTTAAAGTGATCAATGACTTTGAGGCAATTGGTTACGGTATAGAATCTCTAGATAGAGAAAAAGATATTATCACAATCCAAGAAGGTAAAAAAGACAATGATAATCTATGTGCTGTGGTTGGTGCCGGCACAGGCTTAGGAATGTGTTTAGTCAGCTATGATAAAGATGATAAACCAAGAGTTTATAAAACAGAGGGGGGGCATGTTGATTTCTCACCTGTTGATGATGAGCAGGTTGAGTTATTCAAGTTTATGCGCAAGACTTTCCATCGTATTTCTCCCGAGAGATTCTGTAGTGGCTACGGCATTTATAATATTTATAAGTATGTGGTGCGTCATCCATTATACGATCAACCTGAATGTATGGATTTACGTAGAGCGTTATTTAGTGTTTCAGATTCTGATAAGGCAGCAGTAATTGTTAAGTATGCTATTGAGCATAGAGAGCCATCAGCATTAAGGACGATAGATATATTCTTAAGTATATATGGTTCAGTTGCTGGTAATTTAGCACTTACAAGTTTACCTTTTAGAGGTCTTTATATTGCTGGAGGTATTGCACCTAGGCTCATCAAACAAATAAAAGAGAGTAAATTCTTAGAGAAGTTTAGAGATAAAGGTAGAATGTCTAATATGATGAAAGACTTTCCAGTGCATATAATTATGAATACAGATGTTGGTCTGATAGGCGCGCGTACTTATGCTGCTGGATTAGTAAAGTAA
- a CDS encoding septation protein A yields MNKMINDLLPAIVFFGIYKIYDIFFATAALIIVTIAQVVWEYVAHKKVAKAQIIIAILVAVFGGATLYFHNEEFIKWKVSIINWLMGIGLIITTYTMKETPMQKILKDAVDLKEHKWKEINNMWGAYFTVLGTLNLFVAYFFSTDIWMDFKLFGLLGITFVFLIIQSIYLSKHIKR; encoded by the coding sequence ATGAATAAAATGATTAATGATTTGCTTCCAGCGATTGTGTTTTTTGGTATCTATAAGATATATGATATTTTTTTTGCTACAGCAGCATTGATTATAGTAACAATAGCACAAGTTGTTTGGGAATATGTGGCCCACAAAAAAGTTGCTAAAGCACAAATTATTATAGCTATCTTAGTTGCTGTTTTTGGCGGTGCTACCTTATATTTTCATAATGAAGAATTCATAAAATGGAAAGTAAGCATAATTAACTGGTTAATGGGTATCGGTCTGATAATTACAACCTATACAATGAAAGAAACTCCGATGCAAAAAATTCTCAAAGATGCTGTCGATCTAAAAGAACATAAATGGAAAGAAATCAACAATATGTGGGGAGCCTATTTTACCGTTCTAGGCACACTTAATCTATTTGTAGCGTATTTCTTCTCTACTGATATTTGGATGGATTTTAAACTTTTTGGTCTTTTAGGTATAACTTTTGTATTCTTGATAATACAATCTATCTATTTATCCAAACATATTAAAAGATAA
- a CDS encoding L-threonylcarbamoyladenylate synthase, protein MKSLIELYSYSNNLSELKELANILDNDGVIAIPTDSGYALACRMKSKKGIDKIIKIRNLDSSHNFTLCCKDLSEISEYAKVDNNAYRLLKRYTPGPYTFILNATKKVSSLLVTKSKNTVGIRVSEHYVPKAISAEIGEPLVVSSFIIPGHQHVVTDCADVDNQIMNYIDAVVESDYCGYDPTTVVELLELPYQILRQGAGEIDL, encoded by the coding sequence ATGAAGAGTTTAATCGAATTATATAGTTATAGTAATAATCTTTCTGAACTAAAAGAGCTTGCTAATATTTTAGATAATGATGGTGTTATAGCTATACCAACTGATTCAGGATATGCTTTAGCTTGTCGCATGAAATCAAAGAAAGGTATAGATAAAATTATTAAAATAAGAAATTTAGATAGTAGTCATAACTTTACACTTTGTTGTAAAGATTTATCAGAGATATCAGAATATGCAAAAGTTGATAATAATGCCTATAGATTATTAAAAAGATATACTCCTGGCCCATATACATTTATTTTAAATGCGACGAAAAAGGTATCATCATTATTAGTTACTAAATCTAAGAATACTGTAGGTATTAGAGTTAGTGAACATTATGTGCCAAAAGCAATATCAGCGGAGATTGGTGAACCATTAGTTGTCAGTAGCTTTATAATACCTGGACATCAGCATGTTGTAACAGACTGTGCTGATGTTGATAACCAGATAATGAATTATATAGATGCGGTAGTTGAGTCAGACTATTGTGGTTATGATCCAACAACAGTTGTCGAGCTACTAGAATTACCGTACCAAATTCTAAGACAAGGGGCAGGTGAGATAGATCTATAG
- a CDS encoding YigZ family protein — protein sequence MNGYKTISENIEFEIAPIKKSRFIAYICKVANHIEVLNSLNAIKNSYPGANHYCWAYSLLDNNQYRFNDDGEPSGSAGKPILSHIQGFEVTNVLVVVVRYFGGTRLGVGGLIRAYGQAAKEGLALAKIIHVEHQIQISIEYDYSETAIVDTLIKYYDIKIVKEDYSDSIFRILKIDTLNKDIFLKEIKNMTKGKIKITVH from the coding sequence ATGAATGGTTACAAAACAATATCTGAAAATATAGAATTTGAAATTGCCCCAATAAAAAAATCTCGCTTTATTGCATATATATGTAAGGTTGCAAATCATATAGAGGTATTAAATAGTCTAAATGCAATAAAAAATAGCTATCCTGGAGCTAATCATTATTGTTGGGCTTATTCTTTACTCGATAATAATCAGTATAGATTTAATGATGATGGTGAACCAAGTGGTTCTGCAGGTAAGCCAATCCTTTCGCATATACAGGGTTTTGAAGTGACAAACGTGCTAGTTGTTGTTGTCAGATATTTTGGTGGTACTAGGCTCGGAGTTGGTGGGCTCATCAGAGCTTATGGTCAGGCGGCTAAAGAAGGATTGGCTTTAGCCAAGATTATCCATGTAGAGCATCAGATTCAAATTTCTATAGAGTATGATTACTCCGAAACAGCAATTGTAGATACTCTAATAAAATACTATGACATTAAAATTGTAAAAGAGGATTATTCTGATTCTATTTTTAGGATTCTCAAGATTGATACACTTAATAAGGATATATTTTTAAAGGAAATTAAAAATATGACAAAAGGTAAAATAAAAATTACAGTACACTAA
- a CDS encoding MFS transporter: protein MKKYYYNTLIILLLFFLALLNYIDRSTLSIANTEIANAFNITPTEMGILLSAFMWPYAIASLPAGYMVDRLGVNKVMLISMIAWSVACILGGFVIGFYSILLTRILLGLAEAPFFIVATRIIQHRFPSSQRGLMSSIIALGPRLANILAPLILVGLMLLIDWRGMFIILGVIGLIAAIGWKLLHTKETPEHTTTIIKKIQKVSISETLKNKNVVYLCIGNLCSSYAYWLFLTWLPFYFIKVKHLTLSQMSIATSASFISGVASVMLGGIISDFMIKKGYTPVFARLTPIIAGCLVASIAILALPFIDNIFVIVCVIGVTIFCLGLRISPTWALVADISPYSLVGTIGGLQNFANFVGAGLAPLITGIILQSTNDNFMIIFIFSGIICLFGSIIYMLIRDKRVQNETI, encoded by the coding sequence ATGAAAAAATATTATTACAACACTTTAATAATTCTCCTACTATTCTTTTTGGCATTATTAAACTATATTGACAGATCAACTCTAAGTATAGCTAATACTGAAATAGCTAACGCTTTTAACATAACGCCAACAGAAATGGGGATATTACTATCGGCTTTCATGTGGCCATATGCTATTGCTAGTTTACCAGCAGGATATATGGTTGATCGTTTAGGTGTTAATAAAGTAATGTTAATAAGTATGATTGCATGGTCTGTAGCGTGTATATTAGGAGGTTTTGTAATAGGATTTTACTCAATCCTGCTAACACGTATACTGCTTGGCCTTGCTGAAGCTCCTTTTTTTATAGTTGCTACTAGGATAATCCAACATCGTTTTCCAAGTTCTCAAAGAGGACTCATGTCATCAATAATTGCTTTAGGACCAAGGTTAGCAAATATCCTTGCACCTTTGATATTAGTTGGTTTAATGCTACTAATAGATTGGCGTGGTATGTTTATAATATTAGGAGTTATAGGACTAATCGCTGCGATTGGCTGGAAGCTTCTACATACTAAAGAAACACCAGAACATACAACAACAATTATTAAAAAGATTCAAAAGGTTTCTATTTCCGAGACTCTAAAAAATAAAAATGTTGTTTATTTATGTATCGGAAATCTATGTTCATCTTATGCCTACTGGCTATTTCTAACATGGCTACCCTTCTATTTCATAAAAGTAAAACATCTAACCCTCTCACAAATGAGTATTGCAACATCTGCTTCTTTTATTTCAGGAGTTGCTTCTGTAATGCTAGGTGGAATTATCTCTGATTTTATGATAAAAAAGGGGTATACTCCTGTCTTTGCGCGCCTAACTCCTATAATCGCTGGATGCCTAGTTGCGTCTATAGCAATCCTAGCATTGCCATTTATTGATAATATTTTTGTTATCGTTTGTGTAATTGGTGTCACTATCTTTTGCCTTGGACTAAGAATATCTCCAACATGGGCATTAGTTGCTGATATTTCTCCATACAGTTTAGTAGGAACAATTGGTGGATTACAAAACTTTGCTAATTTTGTTGGCGCTGGGCTTGCACCACTTATTACAGGAATAATACTACAATCAACAAATGATAATTTTATGATTATATTTATATTCAGTGGAATTATTTGTTTATTCGGCTCAATAATATATATGCTTATTCGCGATAAACGAGTTCAAAATGAGACAATTTAG